In Dehalococcoidia bacterium, the genomic stretch GGATGACGTCAACCACCCACGACGACATCCTGCTGGCCGACACGCAGGTCCGCTTGGTGCAAGGCGAAAGTCCGGGCCGCCGCACGTTCAGGCGGCTGATGCGGAAACGCGTCGCTGTCGTGTGCCTGGCCGTCATCCTGGCGATCTACACGTTGGGCATTCTCGCGCCGTGGATCGCGCCGTACGGCTATTCGGAGCAGAACCTGGACGCGTCGTTCGAGGGCCCATCGTGGGACCATTGGCTCGGTACGGACCGCAACGGCCGCGACACGTTGAGCCGCAACCTCTTCGCTGCGCGCACCACGGTCATCGTCACCATCGCGACGGTTGCCACGGGCAGCGTGTTGTTGCCGCTCTCGCTGGGACTGCTGGCGGGCTATCGCGGCGGCTGGGTGGACGGCGCCATCAACCGCGTCGGCGAGATCCTGGCGTCGCTGCCGGGCTTGCCGATGCTCGTGCTGATTTCCGTCACGCTCCGGCCGAAGGTCAGTGGCTGGCTGGAAAACGCCGAGACCATCTTCATCGCCGACTGGATGACGCCCGGGATGAAGTTGCTGCGCCTCTGCGGTACGGCGGACGCGATCTCCAACTGCGACAATCCGCTCACGGACTCCGCCTTCGACGACTACTTCCTGATCTTCTTCGTGCTGTCGCTGTTCGGCTGGGTCGGCGGTATGCGGCTGATCCGCGCGCAGACCCTGACGCTGCGCAACTCGGAGTACGTGATCGCGGCGCGCGCCAGCGGCGCTTCGACGGCGCGCATTCTGTACCGCCACCTGCTGCCGAACACGCTGCCGCTGATCATCGTCGGCATCTCCGCCGGATTGGGCGCCGTCGCCGGATCCGAGATCGCGCTCACGTTCCTCGGGGTCGGCATCCAGCCGCCGGGCGCGAGCTTCGGGGCGCTGATCACCGAAGGCGCCAGCCGTATCGCGCTGGAGAACCATCCTGAACTGCTGCTCGTCCCCGCGACCATCGTCGCGTTGCTGATTTTCGCGTTTAATCTGCTGGGCGATGCCGTCAACGACGTCATCACACCCGGAGCACGATGATGCTCGAGCACCTCGATGCCCGCGCGCACCGAGAGTTCAGCGATTTCACGTTCCGGACGCTGCCCTCGGCTGATCTGGTCGCCGCCGACATCGATGTGATCATGGCGCTGTTCGAGGCGAACTACCGCGAAGCCAACCGCGCGTACCTCGAACGATCGCTCGGCAAGCTCAAATACACGACGATCGCGACGCACGCCCGCACGCCCGCAGCCTTCGCGCTCGGCGAGGCGCGCGTGATCGATCTGCCGCGTCTTCCGGCGCAAATCGTCACGCTCGCCGGCATCTGCTGCGTATCGCCGCGATTCCGGCGTCGCGGCTTGTTCGCGGAAGTCGAAGCGAGATCGATTCGCGCCAGCGACGTCGCGCTGCCTCCCGGCCGCCGCTTCCTGACCTGCGGCCGGATGGCGCATCCGGCGTCCTTTCGGCTCATGGCGCGCAATCCTGCTGTCGTCCCCAGGCCGGGCGCCGCGCCGACGGAATGGCACCAGGCCGTCGGCATCGCCATCGCCGGGGCGTACGGTGTGCCCGAGTTCGATGCGCAGACGTTCGTGTGCAAGGGCACCGGCGTGCCGATCGGCTATCCCGTGATGGAGGTGGACGCGACGCCCGAAGAGTGGGAGATGTTCCGTTACGTCGACCGATCGCGCGGCGACTCGCTGCTCGGCATCGCCTGGGCGCCCGACGCGCCGGAAGGGTGGTAGGCGCATCGCTGTCAGCGGAAACCCCTTGCTATACTTTCCACTGCGACGAACATCATGGCAACCACGTTCCCGGCGGCGCTGCAGAGCGCCGCGACGTTTCCCGGTGGCCCGCAGCGCGTCGCAGAGGTTGGCGCACGCTTGAAGATTTCGACCGAGAAGATCCCCGACTCACAGGTGGTCATGACCATCGAGGTTGAGGCGGAGCGGCTGGACAAGGCCCGCGACAAGGCCGTCCGTAAGCTCTCACCGAAGGCGAAGGTGCCGGGATTTCGCCCCGGCAAGGCGCCGCCGGCGATGGTCCGCCGCTACTTCGGCGAGGAACGCATCCTCGACGAGGCGCTCGATGACCTGGTGCCCGACCTGTACCGCGAGGCGATCGAACACGACGAGAGCATCGTCCCGATCGCCCGCCCGCAGCTTGTCGTGGAGACCACCGAGCCGCTCGTCGTGAAGGCGACGATCCCGGTGCGCCCGACGATCGAGCTGGGCGACTACAAGTCCGTGCGCGTCAAGACGGAGGACGTCTCCGTCGAAGAGTCACGCGTCGAAGACACGCTCGTCGCACTCCAGCGACGCGCGTCCACGCTCGAGCCCGTCGATCGCGAGGTCGGATGGCGTGACGTCGTCCGCATCGACGTCAGGGCGACCGTCGACGGCGAGACGCTGATCGAGCCGCAGGAAGCCGAAGTCCAACTGGTCGAGGATCGCGACATCCTGTTCGAGGGCTTCGAGGAGGCCGTGCTCGGCAAGAAGAAGGGCGATGAGGTCGAGTTCGACCTCGCCGTCCCCGAGAGTCTGCCCAACGAGAAGTTCGCCGGCACCACGGCGCACTTCACCGTGAAGATGCTCGAGACGAAGGAAGAGGTGCTGCCGGCGCTCGACGAGGAGTTCACGAAGGCCGTCGGTGAGGGCTACGAGAGCATCGATGCGCTCCGTGTGCGTATCCGCGAGGACATCGAGCGCGTCGAGCAGGAGCAGATCACGAACCGCTACCACGACGAGATCCTCGGCGAACTCACCGAACGCGCTACGATCGAGTATCCGCCCGTAATGGTCGAGGCGGAGGCGGAGCGCCTGCTGCACGACCAGGCCGGGCGCGTCGAGCACGGGCCGGAGATGGACCGCTACCTTGCGTCCATCGGGAAGACCGAGGAAGAAGTCCGCGAAGAACTGCGTCCGATCGCGGAGACACGCCTAAGGCGATCGCTGGTGCTGTCGCAGGTCGCCGAAGCCGAGCATATAGAGGCATCCGACACGGATATCGATGCGGAGATCGAAGCGATGACGGCGTCGGCGGGACCGCAGGGCGAGCAGTTGCGCCAGCTCTTCGACAGCGAGAACGGGCGCGACACGATCCGGCGAAACCTGGTGACGCGTAAGACGCTGGAGCGCCTGGTCGAGATC encodes the following:
- a CDS encoding ABC transporter permease, with the translated sequence MTSTTHDDILLADTQVRLVQGESPGRRTFRRLMRKRVAVVCLAVILAIYTLGILAPWIAPYGYSEQNLDASFEGPSWDHWLGTDRNGRDTLSRNLFAARTTVIVTIATVATGSVLLPLSLGLLAGYRGGWVDGAINRVGEILASLPGLPMLVLISVTLRPKVSGWLENAETIFIADWMTPGMKLLRLCGTADAISNCDNPLTDSAFDDYFLIFFVLSLFGWVGGMRLIRAQTLTLRNSEYVIAARASGASTARILYRHLLPNTLPLIIVGISAGLGAVAGSEIALTFLGVGIQPPGASFGALITEGASRIALENHPELLLVPATIVALLIFAFNLLGDAVNDVITPGAR
- the tig gene encoding trigger factor; its protein translation is MATTFPAALQSAATFPGGPQRVAEVGARLKISTEKIPDSQVVMTIEVEAERLDKARDKAVRKLSPKAKVPGFRPGKAPPAMVRRYFGEERILDEALDDLVPDLYREAIEHDESIVPIARPQLVVETTEPLVVKATIPVRPTIELGDYKSVRVKTEDVSVEESRVEDTLVALQRRASTLEPVDREVGWRDVVRIDVRATVDGETLIEPQEAEVQLVEDRDILFEGFEEAVLGKKKGDEVEFDLAVPESLPNEKFAGTTAHFTVKMLETKEEVLPALDEEFTKAVGEGYESIDALRVRIREDIERVEQEQITNRYHDEILGELTERATIEYPPVMVEAEAERLLHDQAGRVEHGPEMDRYLASIGKTEEEVREELRPIAETRLRRSLVLSQVAEAEHIEASDTDIDAEIEAMTASAGPQGEQLRQLFDSENGRDTIRRNLVTRKTLERLVEIATQDGASAAPTAEQEQPAAKKRTRKPKSKAATPAKAGAEAPAETKEVPGE